TTTGATAATGGCTACCGAGGTTTCTTCAAAATCGCTGATCAGATTCACGGCCGCATCAATGTCGAGCAGATTATTGTGCGAAATTTCCTTTCCGTTGAGCTTTTCGAACATTCTTTCAAAATCCCCATAGAAATATCCTTTCTGATGAGGATTTTCCCCGTACCGAAGGGAAACCCCCTGAGGAATACTTTGTTTGAACGAAGGCAGTTCAAGTTCCTTTGAAAAATACTGATAAATTGCGGTATCATAATGGGAACTTACATCGAATGCCCTGATGGCAAACCGCCTGCGCTCTTCCAGAGTAACTTCCCCCTCCCCGTTTTGCAGAATTTCGAGCAGTTCACCATACTGACTGCGTGAAGAAACAACCAGCACATCCTGAAAATTCTTGGCGGCAGCCCGAATAAGCGAAATCCCGCCAATATCAATCTTTTCAATAATTTCTGCCTCACCGGCACCGGAAAGGACAGTCTCTTCAAACGGATACAAATCAACAATCACCAGGTCAATGTAAGGCAACTGGTAATCGCTCATCTCCCTCTGGTCGGAAACGTTGTTCCTCCGGGCCAGTATGCCCCCGAAAACTTTCGGATGCAGTGTTTTCACCCTGCCTCCAAGGATGGAAGGATACCCGGTAAGATTCTCCACCGCAGTAACAGGTACTCCAAGCTCCTGAAGATAGGTCTGGGTGCCTCCGGTAGAATATATGGTAACACCAAGTTCTTTAAGGTACTGAACAACCGGTTCCAGCCCGTCTTTGTAAAATACCGAAATCAGGGCCGACCGGATTTTCTTTTTGTCATTCATGGCATTGGGAAATTAGTGCTGGCAAAAATAGCAATTCCCTGCAAAACTTTTAAGCGCAAATTGGAAACTATGCCGCTTGAAGAATAGAACCCTTGTATAAGGGTTTGACCCCCTTATTCTGGCTTTTTTCAAATAGTATCACTGCCTTTTACTAATTTTCATTATATCCAAATTTTCTGGTTTGCAGTACTTCTTTCCACCAGGTCTCTCTTTCAATTATTATCTGGTCGTCAGTTGTTGACTTGTAAATGTCAAGGATTGAGTAGCAAAAATTCTGTTGTATGTGTTCGAAGGAGAGTTGTTTCAGACCTGCATTACCACCGTGCCCTGTTTCTATATACGATTTCCATCGGCCCAGAATCATATTTTCTCCGTACGCCGAGCCAACATACATTTTACCATTTGATTTGTCCGTTATCAGGTAAACACCTTTTTGATTTTGCAGTGCTGTTTTCCAGTTGTCCTTGTCCAAAACCCGTTTCAATTCTTCCCAGGTTAAATGCACCTTCTCGTACCCCGGGAAGATGTCGTTGTCAAACGTGTCGGGTAAAATCTGCGAAACATAACATTCGTCCATCACAGATTCTGCTTTGCGGATCAACGCCTGAGCCTTGTTCTTAAATTTGACAATCAGACGCCCGATATATTTTTTGTACTCAGGCAAGTCCTCAAATTCGTAACCAACACCATTGAGTTTGTTCAGGTCCTTTGTCACTTTTCCAACATGAAACAACAACCACAGATCTTCATTCGGCTTTATTTTAACCAGACCAATGGTTATGTCTCCAACTTTGTAGGATTTTTGTTTGCTGTAATTCCAATACTGCCCTTCCAGCATCGCTGATACATCAGCATTTCTAAATAGTTCTATCGGATTCCAGTTTTGGCGAAACACCAAATTGAAACGGATCTTAACATTATTAAGCTCTTCAAGACGTAAAATGTCGTTTAATTTAATGCTGTCCATTTTATAAAATTTTGGTTCGGTTATATTTAATAACGCTTAGCAATTAACGAAGGCTGGATTGGACCCCTATTAATCGGACTTTTTTACAGACGGTTAAAAATACATAAATTTTTCGCTTTCCATTTGTCG
This is a stretch of genomic DNA from Bacteroidales bacterium. It encodes these proteins:
- the purH gene encoding bifunctional phosphoribosylaminoimidazolecarboxamide formyltransferase/IMP cyclohydrolase; the encoded protein is MNDKKKIRSALISVFYKDGLEPVVQYLKELGVTIYSTGGTQTYLQELGVPVTAVENLTGYPSILGGRVKTLHPKVFGGILARRNNVSDQREMSDYQLPYIDLVIVDLYPFEETVLSGAGEAEIIEKIDIGGISLIRAAAKNFQDVLVVSSRSQYGELLEILQNGEGEVTLEERRRFAIRAFDVSSHYDTAIYQYFSKELELPSFKQSIPQGVSLRYGENPHQKGYFYGDFERMFEKLNGKEISHNNLLDIDAAVNLISDFEETSVAIIKHNNACGFASRTDLVQAWKDALAGDPVSAFGGVIIANRRIDSLTASEIDKIFFEVIIAPSYDEEALAILRQKKNRIILAMKSILLQDVQFRTVLNGVLVQDRDKHIETREDLKYVTEKKPTDDQITDLLFANKLVKHTKSNAIVLAKNRQMLACGVGQTSRVDALRQAIAKARSFGFDLKGAVMASDAFFPFADSVEIAHEAGITAVIQPGGSVRDKDSIDFCNAHGLAMIFTGYRHFKH
- a CDS encoding GIY-YIG nuclease family protein is translated as MDSIKLNDILRLEELNNVKIRFNLVFRQNWNPIELFRNADVSAMLEGQYWNYSKQKSYKVGDITIGLVKIKPNEDLWLLFHVGKVTKDLNKLNGVGYEFEDLPEYKKYIGRLIVKFKNKAQALIRKAESVMDECYVSQILPDTFDNDIFPGYEKVHLTWEELKRVLDKDNWKTALQNQKGVYLITDKSNGKMYVGSAYGENMILGRWKSYIETGHGGNAGLKQLSFEHIQQNFCYSILDIYKSTTDDQIIIERETWWKEVLQTRKFGYNEN